In Cucurbita pepo subsp. pepo cultivar mu-cu-16 chromosome LG10, ASM280686v2, whole genome shotgun sequence, the DNA window TCGATGTACATGGCAAACAAACTGTCAGGGATGGAGATGTGAAGTTCAAAAATAGTAACAAAAATGGCGAACCAATCAATTAGAAGAACAGTGTAAAAACCGCCCTAAATCGACCTCGAAatcagttgaagaagaagaaaaaaaaaacgattaaTTAGATCTTAGTATGGTAATTACACTGTTGATCTTTAATATTCCTCTCCGATATGTTAATACTGAAATCACACGATGTTGTAGAAACCATATGAATATTGAAAATCCCCAAAATCCTCACCTTACCTGAAACTCTCGCGTACGCATTCAACGGCATCGATCCGGCTACGACATCGAAGAACACCGTCGACGTTTTCACAAACCGATCTGCCAAAATCCTCAACGTAATGTTCATCTGCGTGGTCTGACCTGCATCGATTTGCGCGGCCAGAATCGGCACCTCGCCAACCAGTTCGCCTCTGTAATTGAAAAACGCGGTGCTATTCGAGTAGCTAAATCCGACCTTGTTAGGGTTCGTAATAGCGACATCGGCAACCAGAGTGATGTTGAAATCGACAGAGGTTCTGACTACGCTCAGCGACAGGTCGAAATCGTCAATGGAGACGGAATTGATGGTGGTGATAGGTCGCTTTGGCTTGAACACCGTGAAGGCTAAAATGACGATTATAACGACGAGGAAGAGgacgacggcgacggcgacggaGACTCCGATGCAGAGGTTGCTGTGACTCCGGGAGCGTGCGGTTTCGTCGACGACGGATTTAGTGGATTTGAAATCCTTGATTAAGGTagaggtggaggaggaggcgaCTTCCATGGCGGTGCTCGGAATTTGGGAGAGAAATTGAGATGAGATTGGAGATTTTATGGTGCAATTGAAATTGGGATCTAACTCTCAactaattgaaattaattggaGTTGATGGAGAAAAAACTCCccatctttaatttttttcttcttctccctcttttaaatcaatttttttttttagctaaattaataaaaatatcattaaaattttaaatattacacGACGAGCCCGGAGTGACACTCAAGCCCCATTCACAATTTTTAGCTCGGCTCTCTGGGTTTGTCAGACCGTCGACGTGGTTTGTCTTCACCAATCGAACATTGTTTGTATGGAATCCAACCTTGTTCAGCCACACACAGGGCTCGTGCGTGCATGTTTGGATCTTATTTTCATCTCAGTTCCCAACAACACGACCCATGCATCGTGGTGTCGTCCCATGTCTCGGGACATATAGCCATCTTAGCTTGTTCGAACACATCCATTGGATACTGACCCGTCCATCAACTTGAATGTAAtaccaagtttttttttttaatgatatttattttattttattttattcgtatttttttaaaatatatttaaaaattaaattaaatattgaagaaaACTATTAGAATGTTCTATTATTATAAACgtgagaaatattttaaattatgtataaaaagaaatactcaCGATGGCCACATGATTAtcttaatgaaattaaattaaaaataaataaataaataaatcacgaattttattgataaataattcaaattttatgggtaatgggtaatttaatttttaaattttttattaaatatatattttaaaatttaaatatcttctaATAAAccttgtaatttaataaaatgaataaataacaGTGAGAATTTCTTATTTCGtggttataaaatttaaaatttctcttaattgatttttttgtgtcggtgaaaatacaaaattgacgATCTTTTcgtattatttaaatattattttgaaacgtccattttgatattttattttcgtttTTGTCTCatgaggacgctgagccccgaaaggtggtggattatgagaccccacatcgattagagagagaaacgagcGCTAGTGAGGACGGGCCTCGAAGGTGGGtagatcgtgagatcccacatcgattgaagaaaggagaaggggtggcactgggcagtgtgccagcgagaacgttggacccaaaagaggtggattgcgagatctcacatcgattgagaGATGAACGAGtagaggatgttgggcctcgaaggtcggtggataattaattattgttggataatttattttaaatgatatcttataaatattacATAGTTATATTAAAACAgtgataaaaaattatttatataacacataaaataattattacataattatatttggaTGGAAATGACGGCTTGTTCTTCCAAATACGTCTTGGTCTTGGAGCGAGAACTCTTGCTTGTGGGTAGGTTTCCCTAATATTGGATCGTGAACCGGTGTCCTATAGAAAGACTCTAATCAATGAGTTAAGTTCGAGAGCAACCCTACTCTTGAAATTACAGGGTCATTTTGTCGAGGTTGTCTCGAGTATCTAGAGTGTGCTCTACTTGTTCACCTGTGTCGGTATGTAGGTGGCAAAAAAGGAGCTTAGTTGAAGTAGAATAATATTACGATCTAGTGTCACGACCCAACTTTGAAGGTTTTGAGAAATTGGACTGCGACGAAAAGACGaaatcaaacacaaacaaaataaaataaaaataaaacaaaacattgaaaaTGTAGGAAATACGGTAAAATTTCGCACGATTTTAAAAGACACAGAACACCAATGTAAAAAAATTCGAGTTTTTTACACACGGAAAAAATGGTACGAGATACAACGTGATAAAAAATCAACACTAAAAGAATACATCTAACTGACACCTCCGGTCGATACCTCTCAAAGGGGAATAAAACCtttcttataaaattgtggaaacctctccctagtggatgtgttttaaaattgtgaggctaacgacgacacgtacgtaacgggccaaaatgaACGATATTTGTTCAGAAGGTGTATTAGCCCGTctaagggggtggactgtAAGATCCCAGATCGGTTGAAGAGGCGAACGGACCATCCACTcactagtagacgcatttaaaaatcatgaggctaacGAAGATACATAAGGGaccaaaatagataatatgGGCTAGTAGTaagtttgagctgttaccgACCAAATAGTCAGTGGTGGTCACTGTACTGTTTTTTTGGGAGAAGATCACGTGCAGATCACGTGCGGGATAAATACGgtgtttatattaatttagaatttaaaatccTGTTCTTATTATTCCCTTTCCCT includes these proteins:
- the LOC111803737 gene encoding uncharacterized protein LOC111803737, with the protein product MEVASSSTSTLIKDFKSTKSVVDETARSRSHSNLCIGVSVAVAVVLFLVVIIVILAFTVFKPKRPITTINSVSIDDFDLSLSVVRTSVDFNITLVADVAITNPNKVGFSYSNSTAFFNYRGELVGEVPILAAQIDAGQTTQMNITLRILADRFVKTSTVFFDVVAGSMPLNAYARVSGKVRILGIFNIHMVSTTSCDFSINISERNIKDQQCNYHTKI